In a genomic window of Macrobrachium nipponense isolate FS-2020 chromosome 10, ASM1510439v2, whole genome shotgun sequence:
- the LOC135223851 gene encoding beta-1,4-glucuronyltransferase 1-like isoform X2 yields MTTVWVLLVLINLLVMFVNLGYVFTNKQEQQQQQHNQNLQGHPRLLGHHRQQQPYYAPNESPNKLMVQENFALLRGALRDSPQNMETLKNDSRTMPAHETHTFALRGDDWEDLISSWPVCLSTQASADLLFWVGEHIKTWSGPMSVAVYVPDSDFYVAMKMIEVLLSCSEDVRRRVSFHVTYPAEFPPKAMPLDNPKLLAHGCDQLEMYNEYLLSEMNGTLQSRQPAGQFLYPQNLLRNIARDNCKTDYVFTPDVDMVLVAGGIDVHLKSFLDRPDARRCRKCAFIIPAYEISTEAPHNPVDKSELLLFLKKNKLARRFHVKIFKPNQANSQLKLWERPTAGKELKGKKDRKQQQQQQQEALQDSLMREANGTLRVLYDVTTWQNFWEPVYVARAPVPPFDERFVGYGCTRSSQIYEMHVAGFSWRVLNDAFLCHRGFQDRRARELWGQINRNFNLYQDFKREVDKKYGEQVKKQKAPEEI; encoded by the exons ATGACCACGGTATGGGTGCTGCTCGTCTTGATCAACCTGCTCGTGATGTTTGTGAATCTGGGATACGTTTTCACCAAcaaacaggaacaacaacaacaacaacataatcaAAACCTACAAGGTCATCCCAGGCTGCTTGGGCATCATCGTCAGCAGCAGCCGTACTACGCACCAAACGAGTCGCCAAACAAGCTGATGGTTCAAGAAAATTTCGCCCTTCTCCGTGGGGCACTTCGAGATTCGCCG CAAAACATGGAAACCTTGAAAAACGACTCGAGGACGATGCCTGCGCACGAAACCCACACGTTCGCCCTCCGAGGGGACGACTGGGAAGACCTCATCTCGTCGTGGCCCGTGTGTCTGTCCACGCAGGCCTCTGCCGACCTCCTCTTCTGGGTCGGGGAGCACATCAAGACGTGGAGTGGCCCCATGTCCGTGGCTGTGTACGTCCCCGACTCCGATTTTTACGTGGCCATGAAAATGATCGAGGTTTTGCTAAGCTGCAGCGAGGACGTCAGGAGGCGGGTGTCCTTCCACGTCACTTACCCAGCGGAGTTCCCCCCGAAAGCGATGCCCCTCGACAACCCCAAGCTTTTGGCGCATGGCTGCGATCAGCTGGAGATGTACAACGAATACCTCCTGTCGGAGATGAACGGCACTCTGCAGAGTAGACAGCCGGCGGGCCAGTTCCTCTACCCGCAGAATTTGTTGAGGAACATCGCCAGGGACAACTGTAAGACCGACTACGTCTTCACGCCAGACGTCGATATGGTTTTGGTGGCTGGTGGCATCGACGTGCATCTCAAGTCGTTCCTCGATCGCCCGGACGCGAGGCGGTGCAGGAAGTGCGCCTTCATCATCCCAGCCTACGAGATCAGCACAGAAGCGCCACACAATCCGGTAGACAAgtctgaacttctgttgttcttgaaaaaaaacaagCTGGCCAGGCGCTTCCACGTCAAGATATTCAAGCCCAACCAAGCCAACTCCCAGCTGAAGCTGTGGGAACGCCCCACCGCTGGGAAGGAGCTGAAAGGGAAAAAGGAcaggaagcagcagcagcagcagcagcaggaggccCTGCAGGACTCCTTGATGCGGGAGGCGAACGGGACCCTCAGAGTGTTGTATGACGTCACGACGTGGCAAAACTTTTGGGAACCTGTGTACGTGGCAAGGGCTCCCGTCCCGCCTTTCGATGAACGTTTTGTTGGGTATGGTTGCACCAGGAGTAGCCAG ATTTACGAGATGCACGTTGCAGGCTTCAGTTGGAGGGTTCTAAACGATGCCTTCCTCTGCCACCGAGGCTTCCAGGATAGGAGGGCGAGAGAATTGTGGGGCCAGATTAATCGTAATTTTAATTTGTATCAG GATTTTAAGAGAGAAGTTGACAAGAAATATGGCGAACAGGTCAAGAAACAAAAAGCTCCTGAAGAAATCTAG
- the LOC135223851 gene encoding beta-1,4-glucuronyltransferase 1-like isoform X1, with protein sequence MQNTNLIMICRHAIIRRYAPSCMTTVWVLLVLINLLVMFVNLGYVFTNKQEQQQQQHNQNLQGHPRLLGHHRQQQPYYAPNESPNKLMVQENFALLRGALRDSPQNMETLKNDSRTMPAHETHTFALRGDDWEDLISSWPVCLSTQASADLLFWVGEHIKTWSGPMSVAVYVPDSDFYVAMKMIEVLLSCSEDVRRRVSFHVTYPAEFPPKAMPLDNPKLLAHGCDQLEMYNEYLLSEMNGTLQSRQPAGQFLYPQNLLRNIARDNCKTDYVFTPDVDMVLVAGGIDVHLKSFLDRPDARRCRKCAFIIPAYEISTEAPHNPVDKSELLLFLKKNKLARRFHVKIFKPNQANSQLKLWERPTAGKELKGKKDRKQQQQQQQEALQDSLMREANGTLRVLYDVTTWQNFWEPVYVARAPVPPFDERFVGYGCTRSSQIYEMHVAGFSWRVLNDAFLCHRGFQDRRARELWGQINRNFNLYQDFKREVDKKYGEQVKKQKAPEEI encoded by the exons ATGACCACGGTATGGGTGCTGCTCGTCTTGATCAACCTGCTCGTGATGTTTGTGAATCTGGGATACGTTTTCACCAAcaaacaggaacaacaacaacaacaacataatcaAAACCTACAAGGTCATCCCAGGCTGCTTGGGCATCATCGTCAGCAGCAGCCGTACTACGCACCAAACGAGTCGCCAAACAAGCTGATGGTTCAAGAAAATTTCGCCCTTCTCCGTGGGGCACTTCGAGATTCGCCG CAAAACATGGAAACCTTGAAAAACGACTCGAGGACGATGCCTGCGCACGAAACCCACACGTTCGCCCTCCGAGGGGACGACTGGGAAGACCTCATCTCGTCGTGGCCCGTGTGTCTGTCCACGCAGGCCTCTGCCGACCTCCTCTTCTGGGTCGGGGAGCACATCAAGACGTGGAGTGGCCCCATGTCCGTGGCTGTGTACGTCCCCGACTCCGATTTTTACGTGGCCATGAAAATGATCGAGGTTTTGCTAAGCTGCAGCGAGGACGTCAGGAGGCGGGTGTCCTTCCACGTCACTTACCCAGCGGAGTTCCCCCCGAAAGCGATGCCCCTCGACAACCCCAAGCTTTTGGCGCATGGCTGCGATCAGCTGGAGATGTACAACGAATACCTCCTGTCGGAGATGAACGGCACTCTGCAGAGTAGACAGCCGGCGGGCCAGTTCCTCTACCCGCAGAATTTGTTGAGGAACATCGCCAGGGACAACTGTAAGACCGACTACGTCTTCACGCCAGACGTCGATATGGTTTTGGTGGCTGGTGGCATCGACGTGCATCTCAAGTCGTTCCTCGATCGCCCGGACGCGAGGCGGTGCAGGAAGTGCGCCTTCATCATCCCAGCCTACGAGATCAGCACAGAAGCGCCACACAATCCGGTAGACAAgtctgaacttctgttgttcttgaaaaaaaacaagCTGGCCAGGCGCTTCCACGTCAAGATATTCAAGCCCAACCAAGCCAACTCCCAGCTGAAGCTGTGGGAACGCCCCACCGCTGGGAAGGAGCTGAAAGGGAAAAAGGAcaggaagcagcagcagcagcagcagcaggaggccCTGCAGGACTCCTTGATGCGGGAGGCGAACGGGACCCTCAGAGTGTTGTATGACGTCACGACGTGGCAAAACTTTTGGGAACCTGTGTACGTGGCAAGGGCTCCCGTCCCGCCTTTCGATGAACGTTTTGTTGGGTATGGTTGCACCAGGAGTAGCCAG ATTTACGAGATGCACGTTGCAGGCTTCAGTTGGAGGGTTCTAAACGATGCCTTCCTCTGCCACCGAGGCTTCCAGGATAGGAGGGCGAGAGAATTGTGGGGCCAGATTAATCGTAATTTTAATTTGTATCAG GATTTTAAGAGAGAAGTTGACAAGAAATATGGCGAACAGGTCAAGAAACAAAAAGCTCCTGAAGAAATCTAG